A window of Burkholderiales bacterium genomic DNA:
GTGCGGGGCCACGAGGACGTCGGTGTCGGCGCGCGGGCGCAGCGCGGCGTTCGCGTAGTGCGTGTGGGCGAGCGCGGCGCCCTTGAAGACGAGTGCGTCGACGCCGGCGTCCGCGAGCGCGGACAGCACCCGCGCGAGTTCCGGCTGCCGCCGATGCTCGGTCATCGCCTGCACGAGCGCATCCTCCCGGCACGCGGTACGGATCGACTCGGGCCACGACGCGTGCGCGCCCGCGAGGACGGAATCCGGTCCGCCGGCCTGCGCTTTCGGCGCGGATCCCATCGCCCGGAATCGGGCGTCGAGCAGGGGCGTGACGCCGTGGTGGCGCGCCTCGCGCAGGAATTCCGTCACCGCATCCGCGCCTGCGTCCGAGGGCCACGCGGGCGACTCGCCGCGGAGCAGCGCGCAGATGAGCGGGAGGGCGGGGGCAGGCATGGGGCGGACCGTCGCGATTATCGCGCGGGGAAGGGCGTCAGGACGAAGCCCGTCCCGGGAGGAGCGCTGGCGCTGCGGTTTGCCCGCAGGTTCGGCTTCAGCCGAACGCCTTTCGCATCGACGCTGCGAACCCCGTCGGGCTGAAGCCCGACCCACCACCCCCACGTAGGTCGGCCTTCAGGCCGACGCGGTTGCAGCGAAATGTACGTGTCGGGCTGAAGCCCGACCCACGAGGATTGTGCGAACCCCGTCGGGCTGAAGCCCGACCTACGAGGATTCCGCCGCCGCTGCCCGCACATGCGCGACGATCGCCGCGCGCACGCCAGCGAGATCGTCGTAGCGTCTCGGGTAGTCGAGCGCGTAGTGGATCGGCTCGTTCGCGAGCGCGGCGACCTGGTCGAAGTGGGAGGCGATCCGCGGTTTCTCCTCGACGTCGAGCAGGAACGAATGGCGCACCCACTCGATCATCGCGTCGGGACCGGAGAGGCGACGGAAGCTGATGTCGCCCGCGCTGCCGTCGCCAAGGAAATAGACGTGGCGGAGCGGCTGCGGCTCGACGCAGAACGCGAGCCGGTCGCCGGCGAGGAACCGCGCCTTCGACGTATACGAGAGCGGCGGCGCGGAAGGCGTGCCCGGCGCGATCAGCGCTTCCGCGCTGTCCTCCCAGAGTCGGATCGACGGGTGGCTCGGCAGCGCGAGGTGTCCGCGCGCGGCGCGCTCGACGACGAGGCCGTCGTCGGTGAGGAAGCGGTGGCCGTCGATCGCGAAGCTCGCCGCGAGCGTCGACTTGCCGCGTCCCGAGGCGCCGACGAAGGCGACCGCGCCGCCGTCGACCTCGACCGCGCTCGCGTGGAACACGAGCTTGCCCTGCTTCGACAGCGCGAGCGGCAGCACCTGGTTCAGGTAGAGCTGCTGCACGACCGCGTCGGTCGTTTCGAGCGCCGGTTCGCAGCGCACGCGCCGGCCGTCCGACGACACGACGAAGTCGGCGAGTTGCGGGAAGCGCAGCCGGTAGCCGCCGCGCTCGCGGTGGAACTCGGTCCACGACTCGCCGCCGGGCATCTGCCAGGCGTGGAACGGAGCCGGCAGCAGGGCCGGCTCCCGCGTGCCCGCGATCTCCAGTTCGACCGTCACTCGGTATCGCGGCCGAGCACCTGCGCGACGAATCGCGCGGTCTCGCCTTCCGACGGGAACAGGTTCGGATGATCGCGCAGCACGGTGCGCTCGATCTCGCGCACGCTGCGCATGCCGTCGCAGTAGCCGAGCACGATCGCGGCCGCGCGCGCGGGGCGCGTGAGCCGCGGCACGTGGTCGGGGCGCGAGCGCACGAGGTCGTGGGGGAGCGAGGGCATTCCCGGCCAGGTCGATTGACTGTAGCGGCGCCCCGACGGCAGCTCGACGACCCACGCGATCAGATGGTCGTCGTGACGGGTCATCACGCTCGCGCGGACGACGTCGCCCGCATGCACCGGCACGGATTCCTCCACCGGCAGGAACGCCTGCGGGCGGTCGATCGCGCGATCGGAGAGCGGCGAGTTGGTCATCGACACGCCGGGCGCGAGTTCGCAGTCGAACCAGCCGGCGAGTCCGTGCAGCGTGCCGTCGCGTTCGATCGGGAGGGAGGCTGACCAGCGAAAGAACCCCGGGCTGTCCCGGGAGAGGTCGATGTCGCCCAGATGCGCCGGCGCGCCGAGCAGCGCGTCGGAGCGGAACCGCGCCGAGTGCCTTAGGTTCGCGGCGTGGCGCGCGAGCCAACCGAACTCGGCGGGCACGTGGTCCGCGTGCCAGCCGTCGACCTTCGCGCGCGCGGTGGCGGATTCGACCGCCGCGAGGCGCAGGCCGATCCGCTGCGGAATCACCGTTCCTCCGGGCGCGAGCAGGCGGCCTCGCGCGTCGTCCATCATCGCGACGATTCCGTAATCGAAGCCGAAGTAACCGACGTGATCGCAAATCGCGACGTCGACGGGTGCCGGGAGCGTGACGCGCTGCGAGCGTTCCTGGACGAAGGTGCAGCGACCGGCAAGCCCCGCTCCGGCCATCGTGCGCCGCGCGACTTCGATCATCGCGGTCGAATCGATCGCGTCGACGTGCGATGCGCCGGCCTCGAGGCAAAGGAGGCCGAGGACGCCGCTGCCGCAACCCAGATCGGCGACGCGGTCCCCCGGTTTCAGCGTGCGCTCGATCGCCGCCCGGAACGTCTCGAGACGCACCCGATCGGCGACGTAGTCGAGGTGCTCGACGAGCATCGGGCCATGCGCGCTGTCGCCCGCGACGGTGCGTCGCGGCAGCCGCGCGGCGACAGGTCCGGCGACGCGGAACCGGACCGGACTAGGCGGCCTGCCGTACAGCGGCCGCCGCGCGGTTCGTCACCGCATCTTCCGCATGTGCGGCAGGATGTCGCCTGCCACGGCCGTAGCCCCACCCTGAGTCAGAGTGCGGAGCGGACCGAAGTCCAAGAGCCCGGGCGCCGCGTAGGGCTTGTGTCCGGGGGCCGGTGCAACCGACTCGGCTTCCTCGTGGGCGGCCTGATCGTGCCGGTCGTATCGGGTCATGCCTGCCACCTCCCTGTCACCTGCGGGCCGCGAGCGACCGCAGCCAAGTCTCCAGTCCGACGATCGTCATGAGCTGGTAGTGTACATGCAGCGGCGCCTCGCGGAACCGGGTGAGGGAGGCGAGCGCGCGGCCGCGGCTCACGAACCGCTCCGAACACCAGTCCCCCGATCCGAACAGCCACCCCTCGATGGCCTCGAAGCTCTGCTGCAGGACGTGGACATTGTAGCTGTTGAATTCGACTTCCCAATGATCTGAGACAAGGGCGCGGGGCATGTACGGCAGTCCGCGGGCGATGAGCGGTTTGTACTCCCCATGGTCGTAGGTCCTCGGAAGGTACCTGGCGTCGGTGCCGAGCACGAGCTCGAAGAGTCGACGGTCGAGCAGCGGGCTCGCGAGCACGAACCCCTCGCAGGCCATCTCGTCGCGGGTCCACTGGCGCGCCCATTCCACCGCCGGATTGACGGCAGCCTGCCAGCGGATCTCGGCACTGTGGGAACCGTAGCCGATGGTCGGCGGGGCGGATCGGGCGGCCAGGCGCGCGGCAACGCCCTGCGCATAGGGGGTGAGCCAGCCATCCCCGGCCGGGACGCGCGTACGCGGCGACAGCACGCGGCGCAGGGCGCGGTAAGGCCGCTTGACCGCTTCCGGACAGAGCGCACGCGCGAGTTCGAGCGCGGTCGCCCGGACCGACTCGTTTCGGAGGGACGCGACCCGGCGCACGGCCGCCGGGAATCGCCACGTGCCGATCGAGCGGGCGAGGTCGATGTGCCAGTCGTTGTCGACGGTGAGTTCGTCGCCGCCGAGTCCCATCATCAGGGTCACGAAGCCGTGCTCGCGCGCGAGGGAGAAGCAGTCGCCGAAGAAAGGGGCCTGGAAGTTCACGAGCGGCAGGTCGTGGCGGGCCACGTGGCGGCGCATGGTGTCTGCGTCCAGCCCCCGCCCCACAGGCGTGACCCGCAGGCCGGTGAGACCGTTCGCGGCCAGCGCGATGTCGATGCGCGACGCTTCGTTGCACGGCAGGTCGCCGAACGTGCCGGAGAGCGCCGCGACCCGGGGGACGGCGCCCGGCCGATCGCGGGCGAGTTCCGAGACCATGCCCGCGACCGCCGTCGAGTCGTAGCCGCCGCTCATCAAGATCGCGGTCGGTCGTGCTGGATCGAGCCGGTCCGCGACGGCGGCACGTAGCGTGCTCTCGAATGCCTGCAGCAGTTCTCCGGCGCTGCGGATCGGTGGAGGGGGGAAGCGCGGACCCCAATAGCGTGCGATGTCGAGTCGGCCGTCCCGCCAGCGCAGGACGTGTCCCCCCGGCAGGCGCTGGATCGAGCGGTAGAAGGTCGCGTCCGGTGTCGAGCAGGTGTTCTGGAGCATCGCGACGACCGACTCGTCGTCGGGCTCGCTCGCGACCCAGTCGAGCGTGCGCAGTGCCCGGGTTCCGGAGGCGAACGCGAGCATCGAGCGGTCCTCCGATCGGGCGTAGTAGAGCGGCAACTGGCCGAGCGGCTCGGTGGCGATCACGAGTTCCCGTGCGATCGGATCGAAGAGCGCGAACGCGAAGTCGCCAATGAGCCGGTCGAGGAGTCTCGCGCCCAGGTCGCGCCACAGTTCGGCGACGACGCGCGCGTCGGTCCGCGGCCCTGTTCCGGTGGCGGAACGGAGCGCCTGCAGGTTGAAGATTCGGCCGTCGATCACGGCTCGGACGTCGCCTTGACGGGCCGTTCCCGCCGCGCCCATCCGCGCCGCCCCGGACAGCCAGACCAGCGTGCCGCCGGGCGGGCCGCACAGGTCGGCGTCGTCCGGAGGTCCTCCCGACAGGGTCTCGATGGACAGGCGGGCGCGCTCGCT
This region includes:
- a CDS encoding class I SAM-dependent methyltransferase — encoded protein: MLVEHLDYVADRVRLETFRAAIERTLKPGDRVADLGCGSGVLGLLCLEAGASHVDAIDSTAMIEVARRTMAGAGLAGRCTFVQERSQRVTLPAPVDVAICDHVGYFGFDYGIVAMMDDARGRLLAPGGTVIPQRIGLRLAAVESATARAKVDGWHADHVPAEFGWLARHAANLRHSARFRSDALLGAPAHLGDIDLSRDSPGFFRWSASLPIERDGTLHGLAGWFDCELAPGVSMTNSPLSDRAIDRPQAFLPVEESVPVHAGDVVRASVMTRHDDHLIAWVVELPSGRRYSQSTWPGMPSLPHDLVRSRPDHVPRLTRPARAAAIVLGYCDGMRSVREIERTVLRDHPNLFPSEGETARFVAQVLGRDTE